The following DNA comes from Reinekea thalattae.
TTTGTACGAGAAATTTCCTTCCTGAAAGGGGATGTTTCTAAAATGGTCCATCCGGCGGTTGAGGCGGCGTTGACCAAACAGTTCGATGGCTTGGGGCGTTAGTTTAACGCGCAAAAAAACAGCCGACACTAACGGCAGTTAATAATTAGTAGAATGAATAAAAACAGCGCAATTTACAGACGCTGCAACGAAGAGAATCAGGAAGGACTACAACATGGCGTTAATCATTACCGATGAATGCATCAACTGTGATGTTTGTGAGCCAGAATGCCCGAACAGCGCTATATCTGAAGGCGAGGAAATCTATGAGATTGATCCGGCTTTATGTACTGAGTGCGTCGGTCATTATGACGAACCACAATGTCAGCAGGTTTGCCCAGTGGATTGTATCCCGCACGATGCAGACAACGTAGAAAGTCGAGACCAATTGATGGAAAAGTATGAGCGCATCATGGCCGCTCAGGCCTAAGGGCTTATCCTCTAGCCAGTTAACTGGCTGCTAACCCGGTTTCGGTTAGGTTAACTCACAGCAAAAGCCTCAACACAGTTGGGGCTTTTTTTCGTTTGGCGAGCCTTCACATGCCTGTCTGAAATTAGGTTGCTAGCTAGAGGGGGTATTTCATTGCCTGACTTGTTGGTCAAAATACATTGTCGATAATGAATATCGGTGTTAGCCTTGGTCACCGGTTTTTAACACACCTCATGCCGGAGCACACTCCATGCGCGTCGAAAACGACATTAAATTGGGCTTTAAGGATGTCATGATCCGCCCGAAACGTTCTACTTTAAAATCTCGCTCGCAAGTCTCACTAGAAAGAACCTACACCTTCTGCAATAGCGGTCAAACTTGGACTGGCGTGCCAATTATTGCCGCCAATATGGACACTGTTGGAACTTTCGAAACAGCTCAAATTTTGGCTGGTTTTAAAATGCTCACCGCAATGCATAAGCATTACTCGGTACAGCAATGGGCGGATTTTTTAGCGCAACTGCCTGTCGAACAGCTGCCCTATATTATGGTCAGCACTGGCACTTCCGATGCCGATTACGAACGCTTGCAGCAGATATTGGCACTAAACGACGGCCTATCATTTGCCTGTATTGATGTTGCCAATGGTTATTCGGAGCACTTTGTCAGTTTTCTACGTCGTGTACGAAAGAGCTATCCAAAGCTGACCATTGTTGCTGGTAATGTTGTTACCGGTGAAATGGCTGAAGAATTAATTTTATCGGGAGCCGATATCGTCAAGGTTGGCATTGGCCCCGGCTCTGTTTGTACCACGCGAGTAAAAACAGGCGTTGGCTATCCACAGGTTTCGGCGGTTATTGAATGTGCCGATGCCGCTCACGGTTTACGCGGTCATGTCATTTCCGATGGCGGTTGTGCCTGCCCGGGTGATGTTTCTAAAGCCTTTGGTGCCGGTGCTGACTTTGTCATGCTCGGTGGCATGCTTGCCGGTCATGATGAAAGTGGCGGTGAATTAGTTGAGCAGGAAGGCAAAAAATTTAAACTGTTTTATGGCATGAGTTCCGATACCGCGATGGATAAATATCATGGCGGAGTTGCTAATTATCGCGCCAGTGAAGGCAAGACAGTTAAAGTTCCTTACCGCGGCTCAATCGTCGATACGATCCATGACATTCTGGGTGGCGTGCGTTCAACCTGTACCTATGTTGGCGCCAGTGAATTAAAAGAACTGTCTAAACGTACGACTTTTATTCGCGTACAAGAGCAAGAGAATCGCGTCTTTACTCAATAGCTGTTGCTTGATTTAACAACCATTCAATCGATGGTTGTTAAATCATTAGAAAGCAATTTATTCGGCAGACTGTTTTTCAAGTTTTGCGAGTGTGTAACTGCCACCGATGACTCGTGTTGTGGTGGTCAGTATGCAAAGCCCAAAAAACACCCAAGCTAATATCGGGAAGTAATTTGGCAGTAGGCACATGGCAACAAAAAATAGAATCGTCTCAGTGCCTTCCATTAAACCATTGATATAATAAAAGCCCTTGTTCGGGTAGCTCATCGAATTCAGCTTTAGTCGTTCTGCTAAAATAGCAAAGGCCAAAAAGCTAGAACCTGTTCCCATAAAACTAAATATCAGTGCTGCGGCAGGCAATGCGTTTGTTTGAGGCGCCGCCATAGCAAAGCCAAAAATCACACCTGAGTAAAAAATAAAATCCAAAACAATATCGAGGTACGCGCCCTGTTCACTGGGTTTGCTTAAGCGAGCAACGGTGCCGTCGAGGCCATCAGCAATGCGGTTTAGTGCAATAAACAGCAGTGCTAAAAGATAATGTTGTAATGCTAAAGCAGGGATGGCGAGCATGCCGATAAAAAAGCCAAACAGACTGATATGATTTGCGCTGATACCTAAGCGAAGCATTTGTTTTGCTATAGAACGTAGAGGCGGCTTTACCGCGATTAAGCTCCAACGATCAAGCATGACTCGCCTCCAATTCGATACAAACTGCGCCGTCAGGAATATCCTGTTGGTCGTGTGTGACCAAAACGGCAGCAATGTTTTGTTGTTTTAGTTGAGAAAACACCCAGCCACGAAATTGCTCGCGTAGACTGTCGTCCAATTTTGAAAACGGCTCGTCGAGCAACATCAGTCTAGGCTCGGATAACAGAGTGCGCAACAGACTGACGCGTGAGCGTTGGCCACCAGATAATGTGGCAATATCTCGGCTTTCAAAGCCCGCTAATCCTGCTTCTGCCAATGCTTCTTTAATACGTTGTTGTTTTTCTTTTTTTGTCCAGTGGCTCGGAACACCAAAGACTAAATTTTGGTAAACATTTAAATGTGGAAACAACAGGTCTTCTTGGAATAAAATTCCGATGTGGCGTTGCTCAACGGCAACGTCAGAAATTTCACTGCCGTTTAAATAGATGTGTCCGCTGCGTTTAAAACCGGGCTCCAGCGTCCCTAATATATCTGACAAGATCGTCGACTTACCAATGCCGCTTGGACCTTTAATGGTAGCGATTTGGCCAGCTTCGATCATCAGTGAAACTGGCTGAAATAATGCCTGATCGGCCTTAAAAATTTGTAGCTTGTCTAATTTAAACATAACTGCCGTTTCTTAGTTATTAGTTATTAGTTTTGGTTTTTAGTTGCTTGGCTGAATTAAAGCAGCGCTTTACGTTTTCTAAAGAGTAGCGCCGGCGCTAATGTTGCGAATAAAAAAATTAATAAGGGTAGAGCCTGTTGCCAAAGCGCCATGACCGCAATGAGTCGGCGATCGCTGCCGCTGGTAATGGCGACAGCTTCAGTGGTGAGTGTCGAAAATTTACCGGCGCCGATAAAAAGTGTTGGCAAATACTGCGCAATCGAAACCGAAAATCCGGTAGCAAAGGCGTAAAGAATAGGCCGCAATAAAATTGGTAATTTAATTAGCCAAAAACTTTTTAAATGGCTGGCACTGAGCGATAAAGCTTGCAGCTGATAGCGTTGATCGTAACGACGATAAGGCCCGCTTAGTGTTAAAAATACATAGGGGATGACAAAAATGCAGTGCGACCAAAGCAAGGCGTAAAAGTTAGCGTCGATGCCGAGCTGAATAAGAAAAACCTGAAAGCCAAACAGAAACGCAATCTGTGGAATCAGTAACGGCAAGTAAATAAGCAGTTGGATGTTGTCGGTATTGATGCTGCGTTTTTTATGTCGTAGCCGAACTTCATTTTCGAGCATCAATATGCAAAGCACTAAAGCGAGAGTCGCGCTGGCTAAGGCCAATTGAAAAGTCGTATAAAAAGGTTCGTCGATACGATTAAAAATTCGTGACCAAGCTTTGGTTGAAAAACCGTCCGGCCAAAGGTGAGGGTAGCGCCAACGTGATGCAAAACTCCAACTGAGCATCTGCAAGGTCGCGCCAATATAAAAAGAAAATAACAGTAGCGCTGAAACCAGTGCGATGGGTTTTTCCCAAAAAATACGGTGTGCCTTTTTGGAGCCCTGATTAACAACATGGCAACGCAATAAGGCGGCAGGCTTTTCTAATAGATGCAATAAACCCAGCACCAAAATGTTAATGGCCAGTAAGGATGTTGCACCCGCTGCACCCAGTGTTCGTAATTCTAAATTAGGATCGTAGAACCAATGGTTGACCATCACTGCAAGAGTTGGTGGTGTTGTTGGCCCAGCGATCATCGCAATATCGACAACGGTTAATGAGTAAGCAATGATCGCAAAAAATGGCAATTTAATCTGTTTGTACAGCTGCGGAAAAATTAGCCAAACCCAAGCGTAGCGACGACTGTGCCCTAAGCTGTGAGTCAGCGTAATGGTTTGACTGACTTTAAGGCTTGGCAAAACCGCGAGCGACATAAAAAGTAAAAAAGGAATTTCTTTTAACGTCAGCGCTAAAATTAAACTCAAGCCCATCGGGTCTTGGAATGTCGCAATATTGGGCGGTGACGCCAGCTGATCGAAGCCTTGTGCTAGCAATCGAACTAACCAGCCGCTGGGCATAATTAATAAGCCTAAACCTATGGCAAAGGCGGCATGAGGGACAGAAAGTAGCGGTGCTAAGTTGCGCTCAATGGTTTTAAACAGCTTAGAAGGGTAGAGGCCAATCAATAATAGCAGTGTTATCAGAATGGCTAAAAATGACGCGACCAGACCTGTTGTCAGTGTTGTTTTTAGCGCAGTCCAAAAGCCAGGATAATCGGTCATTAACGACCAAGCCTGAATGGAAAATGCGCGAGCATCAATCGCCGGCAGCCAGCCAAAGGCAGGCAGCCAAGTACCTAATAGGCCGACGGCAACAGGCAATAAAAAAATTGCACTGGTGAGCCAAGGGCTGGTACTTAGACCTACTTTTGAAAGCTGCGGTTTTAAAAAAAATGTAAGGTATGGTTTCAAGAAAAATCCGTTTAATTTCCGTAACGTTCTAACCAAGCAGCTTCTAACGCAGCAACCCAACTGGCGTGCGGCTCTTGCAACACCTTGGCGAGCTCTTGGTTAGATAGCGTGGCAATACCTTGCGGCAAGTTATCAAACTGTGCTTTTTGTGAGGCATCCAGTTTGTCCATGCTTAACACGGTTGGGTCGCCCCAAATTGTTGGGTTCGCTTTACGAGCTTGAGCCTCTGCAGACATTAAAAAGTCGGCAAATACCATGGCCGCAACAGGTTGGCTTGCGTTGTAAGGGATGGCGACAAAGTGGCTATTACCAATGGTGCCGTTATCGTGGATGTAAGTACGAATACTGTTGGGTAGTTCGTCGTTGGCAATGGCACTGCTGGCTTCAAACGGGTTAAAGCTCAGCGAGATAGCAATTTCGCCGTCGTTGAGTAATTGCTTCATGCGCGGTGCGCCATCGGTAAAGGTTTTACCCTGACGCCACATAACTGGGTGTAGTTGATCTAAATATTCCCATAACGGCGCGGTGACAGAGTCAAAGTCGGCCATGGTGACAGGCGCATAAAGCGCAGCATTTTGTTCGCTCAATTCAATCAGCATTTGCTTTACGAAGGTGGTGCCATGAAAGGCCGGTGGCGCAGGATAAGTAAAGCGGCCAGGGTTTGCTTGCGCAAAGGCTAATAGTTCGGCTGCGTTACTGGGTGGCTGGCTGACCAGTTCGCTGTCGTACATAAATACCAGCTGAGCCATGCCCCAAGGCGCTTCTAGATGATCGACCGGAACGGTAAAGTCATACAGGGTTGTCGGTTTGTTTTCGGTGTCCACCAGTGCGTAATTAGGTAAGTCTTGCGTGAACGCGCCATACAGCAAGCCACCCTTTTTCATGCTGGCGAAGTTTTCACCATTGATCCAGATTAGATCGACCGCGCCGCCGTTATCTTTGCCGGCGGATTTTTCTGCAAGCACTTGGCTAACCGCTGTAGCAGCTCCGCTTTTGACATGCTTAACATCGATGTCGTATTCGGCTTTAACCCGATCGGCAGCCCACTGAATGTAGTCGTTAATGTTTTCGTCGCCGCCCCAAGCATGAAAGTAAACCGTTTGCCCTTTGGCTTGATCGAGCTTGTCTTGCCATGCATCAGCGTGAGCAGTTGGCAGAGCAATCAGAGTAAGATTAACAAGGGTGGCAATGGCAGCACGGGTAACAGGTTTCATGAGTGTCCTTATGTTTAGGTTGGCTATTGTTGTTGTGGTCAATATTTTTTAGCAAAGCAGCTCAAGCAAATATCTGCATTAAATACAGCTCTCGTGTTTATCATTAACGTCGACATTGACAGGCTCGATAAAAGACAGCGACAGAGTTAGATAGTTCCATTTTGTTTAAGTGGCTGACGAGACAGCCTATAACAATAGAGCGCTAGATTTCGCGGTATTCGAGTTCGCTTGCAGGCGTTAAACAAACGGCAGTTGCAACAAACTATAATAGCCTGCGAAGCCTGTTTTTGGGTAGCGCTTGTCATTAAACTATTAGACAGGGCGTTTCATTTATTAACTAGGGTTGCAGCATGTCACAAAAACAACAGCAAAAAGAACGTGAACTATTAGCCTGTCAGCCAGCTTTTTTACAACTGGATGAAAGCCTGCAGAAGTTTTATCAAACCGCCTGCTTTGCCAGTCCTTGGCTGTTCGGCTGGCTCAAAAGCTGTACGGATTGGTCGGCCTTTATGGATTTTGTTAAAGCCGATGTCGATGCGAATCGTGAATTGGAAGGGCTCAGTAACGATTGGCGATTAGATGATGAAGCCGGTGTGATGAAGCAGTTGCGTTGCTGGCGCAACCGGCACATGGCGCGTTTGATCTGTCGCGATCAGCTACAGCTGAACAATGTGCGCACCACGGCGAAGGCGGTTTCGGATTTAGCTGACAGCGCCGTGAATGCCGCGCTCAAATGGAGTACGGATGCAGTGCAGCAACGCGAAGGTGTCGCCGCGAGCTGTCGCTTTAGCGGCCAGCCGGAGCAATTGGTGGTTATTGCAATGGGTAAGCATGGCGCTCAAGAATTAAATTTATCCTCGGATATTGATCTCATCTTTGCTTATCCCAGTCAGGCCGAAACTGATAAAGATAAGCCGCACGAACAGCTGTTCACCCGCATTGCCCGCAAATTAATAAAACTGCTTGATGCGCGTACCGCTGATGGTTTTGTGTTTCGAGTCGATATGCGCTTGCGGCCTTGGGGTCAGTCTGGTGCGCTGGTGTCTAATTTTTCTGCGTTGCAAAACTACTATTTACAGCACGGTCGTTTTTGGGAGCGCTTCGCTATGGTTAAGGCTCGCAGTATTACTGGCGCGGCTGAAGCACAGGCGCAGTTGCAGCAGATTTTAATGCCTTTTGTGTATCGCCGTTATGTTGATTATCAGGCAATCGGTGCGTTGCGCGAATTGAAGCAAAAAATGAATGCCGAGGTGCGACGGCATCGTTTAGATCGCAATATTAAGTTGGGCCGTGGCGGTATTCGCGAAGTAGAATTTATTGCTCAGGTGTTTCAATTGATCCGTGGCGGACAGGATGTTCGCTTGCAACAAAGAGGTACTTGGCCGGTGTTGTCGGTATTGGCTGAGGTTGAGTTATTGCCCTTTGAGGCTGTTGAGCAATTGCAGCAGGCTTACGATTTTTTGCGTGATTTGGAACATCGCATCCAAGCCATTGATGACCAACAGGGTCAAACCTTACCATCCGATGAACTCAGTTTAATGAGGTTGGCTTGTGCGATCGGTTATTCGTCGGTTGATCAGTTAGAGCAGCAGTTGCAGCACTATCGTGATCAGGTGCATCAACATTTTAGTCTGTTAATCAGTGAAGAGAGCGAGCAACTCGATACAGCTGAATTGAATGGCTATCGGCAACAATGGTTGGCCGATAAGTTAGAAAATAATGAGCCGCTGGTACAGCGCTTGGCGCAGTTTCGTGACTTAGCCGCCGTTCAGCGATTGGCGCCAAGTGCGCGACAAAATTTGGATGCACTGATGCCCATACTGTGGGCCAAGCTGCAAGCTTGCTCGGATGCTGCAAGTCGGTTTGACGCAATCGCTCCAATTTTGGAAGCGGTATTACGGCGTACGTCTTACTTTTCATTGCTGGCAGAAAACCCAGCCGCGGTATCCGAATTAGTCAAGTTGGTGCCGCAAAGTCAGTGGTTGGCTAACAACTTTATTGAAAAGCCTTATCTGTTAGATGAATTAATCGACCTGCGTAGTCTTTATTCACTGCCGACTAAAGTTGAGCTGATGGATGAATTGCATCAGCAGCTGTTGCGCATACCCGAAGAAGATTTAGAGCAGCAAATGGAAGTGATGCGACACTTCCGTCATGCCAAGGTTCTGCGAGCTGCGGCGTGTGAAATTACAGGCTTATTGCCACTGATGAAAATTTCCGACTACCTTGCTTGGGTTGCCGAAGTTGTTGTCGAGCAGTCGCTTAGCTTGGCATGGCAGCAGATGCTGGCTAAATATGGCCGACCTTCCTGCTTGAATGATGAGGTTGGCGAAGTCTCGTTTGGTGTTATTGCCTACGGCAAGATGGGCGGCCTTGAGTTGTCTTATGAATCCGATTTAGACCTCGTGTTTATTCACCGGGCCGACCCGCAAGGTGCAACCGATGGCCCTAAGGTTATCGAGAATCCTGTGTTTATGGCTCGGCTCGGGCAAAAGCTTATTCATCTGTTATCGGCACAGACTGCATCCGGCAGCCTTTATGAGGTCGACATGAGGTTACGTCCGTCTGGAAACTCCGGCATGTTGGTGTCGAGTGTCAGTGCCTTTGCCGATTATCAGCAACGAGAAGCCTGGGTTTGGGAGCATCAGGCTTTGGTCCGGGCGCGCTTTATTGCTGGCGATGCAAGCTTAAAGCAGGCCTTTGATCAGATTCGCCAGTCGGTGTTGTGCCAGCCTCGAAGTCGACAGCTGTTGTTGGCTGAAGTGACTGCCATGCGGCAAAAAATGCGTCAGCATCAATCGGCTCACGTTAGCGCTCGTTACCCAGGGAACGACTTTAACGTTAAGCAGGATGATGGCGGCATTATTGATCTTGAGTTTATGGTGCAGTTTTGGGTGTTACTGAATGCTCATGATTATCCGCAGATTACGCGTTTTTCAGATAACGTTCGGACGCTAAATGAGCTGAGCAGCGCTGGCATCGTGTCGCAAAGTGAAAATGAGCGCTTGCAGCAAGCCTATTTAACCTTGCGACAAGCGGCGCATCACTGCATTTTATCGGCGCAAAGTAGTGGCGTGGTGCAAGTAGAAAAGCACTCGTCGTTGGCTCAGGCAATAGAGGATGTCATCAGCCTTTGGCGCCAGCATATGCTGACCTAGCGGCTGCAATAGTCGATTTATATTATTGCGATATTTGCAGGTTATTTAGGCCTAGTGTCGCTCTTAGAATAAGCATACAATATTTCACTCTTTTAAAGAGATTCATTTTTTTAGTGCGTTTTTTGCACTGTTGATTGACCGATTATTCATGCATGGGAGCAATACGATGGCCGCTTTTGGAACCGTTTTTATGCCAGAAATGACGCTGGCGACCTTTGAAAATAGCCAATGGAGCGAGTCGCAAGTCGTGCCATCCGACCGATTGCAGCTGCATCCTGGTGCTCATGTATTGCATTACTCAAGTACTTGTTTTGAAGGACTTAAGGCGTTCCGTCATCAAAACGGCAGTGTTTGTATTTTTAGAATGGACGCCAATATTCGCCGTTTACAACAAAGCAGCGCTTTGCTGCATTTGCCAGAATTCAGTGCTGAGCAGCTATCGAGCATGATTGTCGAGATTGTCGCCAAGTACGCCAGCGAAGTACCAGCACCTCCAGGCTCAATGTACATTCGCCCAACCCACTTTGGTACCGACCCTGCCATTGGTAAGGCCGCAGCGCCATCGTTAGAGTCGCTGTTGTATGTTTTGTTGTCGCCGGTGGGTGATTATTTTACCGGTGGTGCTCAGGCGTTACGTTTACTACTTGATGAAGATGGCGCCCGTTGTGCACCGCACATGGGTATGGTGAAAAGTGGTGGCAACTACGCCAGCGCACTGGATCCTATTATCAAAGCAAGGGCAGCGGTCAAGGCCGATCAGGTATTGTTTTGCCCGAACGGTGATGTACAAGAAACAGGCGCGGCGAACTTTTTGTTAATCGACGGTGATGAAATTATTACTAAA
Coding sequences within:
- the glnE gene encoding bifunctional [glutamate--ammonia ligase]-adenylyl-L-tyrosine phosphorylase/[glutamate--ammonia-ligase] adenylyltransferase, which translates into the protein MSQKQQQKERELLACQPAFLQLDESLQKFYQTACFASPWLFGWLKSCTDWSAFMDFVKADVDANRELEGLSNDWRLDDEAGVMKQLRCWRNRHMARLICRDQLQLNNVRTTAKAVSDLADSAVNAALKWSTDAVQQREGVAASCRFSGQPEQLVVIAMGKHGAQELNLSSDIDLIFAYPSQAETDKDKPHEQLFTRIARKLIKLLDARTADGFVFRVDMRLRPWGQSGALVSNFSALQNYYLQHGRFWERFAMVKARSITGAAEAQAQLQQILMPFVYRRYVDYQAIGALRELKQKMNAEVRRHRLDRNIKLGRGGIREVEFIAQVFQLIRGGQDVRLQQRGTWPVLSVLAEVELLPFEAVEQLQQAYDFLRDLEHRIQAIDDQQGQTLPSDELSLMRLACAIGYSSVDQLEQQLQHYRDQVHQHFSLLISEESEQLDTAELNGYRQQWLADKLENNEPLVQRLAQFRDLAAVQRLAPSARQNLDALMPILWAKLQACSDAASRFDAIAPILEAVLRRTSYFSLLAENPAAVSELVKLVPQSQWLANNFIEKPYLLDELIDLRSLYSLPTKVELMDELHQQLLRIPEEDLEQQMEVMRHFRHAKVLRAAACEITGLLPLMKISDYLAWVAEVVVEQSLSLAWQQMLAKYGRPSCLNDEVGEVSFGVIAYGKMGGLELSYESDLDLVFIHRADPQGATDGPKVIENPVFMARLGQKLIHLLSAQTASGSLYEVDMRLRPSGNSGMLVSSVSAFADYQQREAWVWEHQALVRARFIAGDASLKQAFDQIRQSVLCQPRSRQLLLAEVTAMRQKMRQHQSAHVSARYPGNDFNVKQDDGGIIDLEFMVQFWVLLNAHDYPQITRFSDNVRTLNELSSAGIVSQSENERLQQAYLTLRQAAHHCILSAQSSGVVQVEKHSSLAQAIEDVISLWRQHMLT
- a CDS encoding GMP reductase, with product MRVENDIKLGFKDVMIRPKRSTLKSRSQVSLERTYTFCNSGQTWTGVPIIAANMDTVGTFETAQILAGFKMLTAMHKHYSVQQWADFLAQLPVEQLPYIMVSTGTSDADYERLQQILALNDGLSFACIDVANGYSEHFVSFLRRVRKSYPKLTIVAGNVVTGEMAEELILSGADIVKVGIGPGSVCTTRVKTGVGYPQVSAVIECADAAHGLRGHVISDGGCACPGDVSKAFGAGADFVMLGGMLAGHDESGGELVEQEGKKFKLFYGMSSDTAMDKYHGGVANYRASEGKTVKVPYRGSIVDTIHDILGGVRSTCTYVGASELKELSKRTTFIRVQEQENRVFTQ
- a CDS encoding CDP-alcohol phosphatidyltransferase family protein — translated: MLDRWSLIAVKPPLRSIAKQMLRLGISANHISLFGFFIGMLAIPALALQHYLLALLFIALNRIADGLDGTVARLSKPSEQGAYLDIVLDFIFYSGVIFGFAMAAPQTNALPAAALIFSFMGTGSSFLAFAILAERLKLNSMSYPNKGFYYINGLMEGTETILFFVAMCLLPNYFPILAWVFFGLCILTTTTRVIGGSYTLAKLEKQSAE
- a CDS encoding YfhL family 4Fe-4S dicluster ferredoxin; translated protein: MALIITDECINCDVCEPECPNSAISEGEEIYEIDPALCTECVGHYDEPQCQQVCPVDCIPHDADNVESRDQLMEKYERIMAAQA
- a CDS encoding ATP-binding cassette domain-containing protein, translating into MFKLDKLQIFKADQALFQPVSLMIEAGQIATIKGPSGIGKSTILSDILGTLEPGFKRSGHIYLNGSEISDVAVEQRHIGILFQEDLLFPHLNVYQNLVFGVPSHWTKKEKQQRIKEALAEAGLAGFESRDIATLSGGQRSRVSLLRTLLSEPRLMLLDEPFSKLDDSLREQFRGWVFSQLKQQNIAAVLVTHDQQDIPDGAVCIELEASHA
- a CDS encoding branched-chain amino acid aminotransferase, whose protein sequence is MAAFGTVFMPEMTLATFENSQWSESQVVPSDRLQLHPGAHVLHYSSTCFEGLKAFRHQNGSVCIFRMDANIRRLQQSSALLHLPEFSAEQLSSMIVEIVAKYASEVPAPPGSMYIRPTHFGTDPAIGKAAAPSLESLLYVLLSPVGDYFTGGAQALRLLLDEDGARCAPHMGMVKSGGNYASALDPIIKARAAVKADQVLFCPNGDVQETGAANFLLIDGDEIITKALDSSFLHGITRDSLLTLAADMGMKVSERELTVEELLERAAKPNCEAALSGTAAVLAPVGTLIHDGKDYAVGSAQEGPTTKKLRQALNDIQWGLAEDKFGWLTKV
- a CDS encoding ABC transporter substrate-binding protein; protein product: MKPVTRAAIATLVNLTLIALPTAHADAWQDKLDQAKGQTVYFHAWGGDENINDYIQWAADRVKAEYDIDVKHVKSGAATAVSQVLAEKSAGKDNGGAVDLIWINGENFASMKKGGLLYGAFTQDLPNYALVDTENKPTTLYDFTVPVDHLEAPWGMAQLVFMYDSELVSQPPSNAAELLAFAQANPGRFTYPAPPAFHGTTFVKQMLIELSEQNAALYAPVTMADFDSVTAPLWEYLDQLHPVMWRQGKTFTDGAPRMKQLLNDGEIAISLSFNPFEASSAIANDELPNSIRTYIHDNGTIGNSHFVAIPYNASQPVAAMVFADFLMSAEAQARKANPTIWGDPTVLSMDKLDASQKAQFDNLPQGIATLSNQELAKVLQEPHASWVAALEAAWLERYGN
- a CDS encoding ABC transporter permease, giving the protein MKPYLTFFLKPQLSKVGLSTSPWLTSAIFLLPVAVGLLGTWLPAFGWLPAIDARAFSIQAWSLMTDYPGFWTALKTTLTTGLVASFLAILITLLLLIGLYPSKLFKTIERNLAPLLSVPHAAFAIGLGLLIMPSGWLVRLLAQGFDQLASPPNIATFQDPMGLSLILALTLKEIPFLLFMSLAVLPSLKVSQTITLTHSLGHSRRYAWVWLIFPQLYKQIKLPFFAIIAYSLTVVDIAMIAGPTTPPTLAVMVNHWFYDPNLELRTLGAAGATSLLAINILVLGLLHLLEKPAALLRCHVVNQGSKKAHRIFWEKPIALVSALLLFSFYIGATLQMLSWSFASRWRYPHLWPDGFSTKAWSRIFNRIDEPFYTTFQLALASATLALVLCILMLENEVRLRHKKRSINTDNIQLLIYLPLLIPQIAFLFGFQVFLIQLGIDANFYALLWSHCIFVIPYVFLTLSGPYRRYDQRYQLQALSLSASHLKSFWLIKLPILLRPILYAFATGFSVSIAQYLPTLFIGAGKFSTLTTEAVAITSGSDRRLIAVMALWQQALPLLIFLFATLAPALLFRKRKALL